From one Dermacentor silvarum isolate Dsil-2018 chromosome 3, BIME_Dsil_1.4, whole genome shotgun sequence genomic stretch:
- the LOC119445651 gene encoding uncharacterized protein LOC119445651, whose translation MKGLVVALLLCAAVFCALLQRSECLFKKQKCGKIIASKFTNFFGRTPYCSYFCRSFPPKMERETDGTPCWSFRGKGTCQGGRCTTGARRRVTTVRPLPPRPKSSV comes from the exons ATGAAGGGGTTGGTTGTGGCGCTGTTGCTCTGCGCGGCCGTCTTCTGCGCGCTGCTGCAGAGATCGG AGTGTCTCTTTAAGAAGCAGAAGTGCGGGAAGATCATAGCCAGCAAATTT ACCAACTTCTTCGGTCGCACGCCGTACTGCTCTTACTTCTGCCGATCGTTTCCCCCGAAGATGGAGCGCGAGACGGACGGGACACCTTGCTGG AGCTTTCGTGGGAAAGGCACCTGCCAAGGCGGACGATGCACAACGGGCGCTCGGAGACGTGTCACAACTGTTCGACCCCTGCCTCCACGCCCGAAGTCTTCTGTCTAG
- the LOC125944312 gene encoding CRISP/Allergen/PR-1-like, giving the protein MKQRRFLIVALWIASTVARSAQECRSEYKKLRPTHTACKPANKECAFKKKGVSAAERQLILKAHNDYRSMVAMGKLKGFPQAANMRQLHWNEELASVAQAKAEQCTDGRGTLKHDSPEDRFIAQFNKTGQNLAFRRSNIAFNGTDWPTQVKAWFDGYSHYSPSNVNRFSLSSESSAGHFTQVVWATVHYVGCGYVDYTVAGVSVMPHMQLYVCNYAGAGNVLTLPVYQAGDVCSACPNDTACMKDTGLCTLSTPPLQ; this is encoded by the coding sequence ATGAAGCAGCGAAGGTTTCTCATCGTAGCATTGTGGATTGCGTCGACTGTTGCAAGAAGCGCCCAGGAGTGCAGGAGTGAGTACAAGAAGCTGCGGCCTACACACACCGCCTGTAAGCCGGCTAACAAGGAGTGCGCATTCAAGAAGAAGGGCGTCAGCGCGGCCGAGCGCCAGCTCATACTGAAGGCTCACAACGACTACAGGAGCATGGTGGCCATGGGCAAGCTCAAGGGCTTCCCTCAAGCCGCAAACATGCGGCAGCTCCACTGGAACGAGGAACTGGCCTCCGTGGCACAGGCCAAGGCCGAACAATGCACCGACGGCCGGGGAACCCTGAAACACGACTCGCCCGAAGACCGGTTCATCGCTCAATTCAATAAGACGGGACAAAACCTGGCTTTCCGGAGGAGCAATATTGCTTTCAACGGCACGGACTGGCCCACTCAGGTCAAGGCCTGGTTCGACGGGTACAGCCACTACTCGCCAAGCAACGTGAACAGATTCTCCCTTTCCTCGGAGAGCTCCGCGGGCCATTTTACCCAAGTCGTATGGGCGACGGTGCACTACGTGGGCTGTGGCTACGTCGACTACACCGTCGCCGGCGTCTCGGTGATGCCGCACATGCAGCTGTATGTCTGTAACTACGCTGGCGCCGGCAACGTCCTCACATTACCCGTGTACCAGGCCGGAGACGTCTGCTCCGCTTGCCCGAACGATACTGCGTGCATGAAGGATACAGGGCTGTGCACACTTAGTACG